The proteins below come from a single Limosilactobacillus reuteri genomic window:
- a CDS encoding D-alanyl-D-alanine carboxypeptidase family protein, whose product MKKLTVFILSLFMMLMVGSQSVLANNRIDASAAIMADASTGQIIYKQNVDKALPVASITKLLTILVIEDEIQQKQLSWDTQVKITPEIAAISNDAAYSSIGLKSGQSYSVRTLINAALVKSADGATVALATATGDGTDEFNLKMMQKAKKIGMTKTNIVNSVGLDNGDMKSFKLADLPNNAANTMSARDVAILSQYFVKHYPELLQITAQKEVKFQIAKDQVKTEKNLNKMLPGEQYAVKGVTIDGLKTGTSDSAGACFASTGKYQGHRIITVILHSKGSNKDNRFKATQDLYEILKTEDHLQKIKVPLSVTTRKVANGVEKTMKLTPQYVTIWSPYDTKTNYTIGTQYKKKKLEAPIWKGERVGNLRITSDQLETLNGEPLTYSLYSANDVRRGNFWQRLLH is encoded by the coding sequence ATGAAAAAGTTGACAGTTTTTATTTTATCTCTATTCATGATGCTAATGGTAGGAAGTCAATCAGTGTTAGCAAATAATCGAATTGATGCTTCTGCAGCGATCATGGCTGATGCTTCAACAGGGCAAATTATCTATAAGCAAAATGTAGATAAGGCTCTTCCCGTGGCATCAATTACAAAATTATTAACTATTTTGGTAATAGAAGATGAAATCCAACAGAAGCAACTTTCATGGGATACTCAAGTAAAAATAACTCCTGAAATTGCGGCTATTTCTAATGATGCTGCTTATTCTTCAATCGGACTAAAATCTGGTCAATCTTATTCAGTTCGGACATTAATCAATGCAGCCCTTGTAAAGTCAGCGGATGGGGCGACTGTCGCACTTGCAACAGCTACCGGGGATGGAACCGATGAATTTAATCTTAAAATGATGCAAAAAGCCAAAAAAATTGGAATGACTAAGACAAACATTGTGAATTCAGTTGGATTAGATAATGGAGATATGAAAAGTTTTAAGTTAGCGGATCTCCCTAATAATGCTGCTAATACGATGAGTGCACGTGATGTTGCTATTTTATCGCAATACTTTGTAAAACATTATCCTGAACTTTTGCAAATTACAGCACAAAAAGAAGTAAAATTTCAAATAGCGAAAGATCAAGTTAAGACTGAAAAAAATCTTAATAAGATGTTACCAGGAGAACAGTACGCTGTAAAAGGGGTAACGATTGATGGCTTGAAGACGGGGACTTCTGACAGTGCGGGAGCTTGTTTTGCAAGTACAGGTAAGTATCAAGGACATCGCATTATTACTGTTATTTTACATTCAAAAGGGAGCAATAAAGACAACCGATTTAAGGCTACGCAGGATTTATATGAGATCCTTAAGACAGAGGACCATTTACAAAAAATAAAAGTTCCATTATCAGTAACAACACGTAAAGTAGCTAATGGTGTTGAAAAAACAATGAAACTCACGCCACAATATGTAACTATTTGGAGTCCGTACGATACAAAAACGAATTATACAATTGGAACACAATATAAAAAGAAAAAACTAGAAGCACCTATTTGGAAAGGTGAACGTGTTGGCAACTTAAGGATAACGAGTGATCAATTAGAAACGCTTAATGGTGAACCATTAACTTACTCTCTATATAGTGCTAATGATGTTCGACGGGGAAACTTTTGGCAACGTCTTCTACATTAA
- a CDS encoding L,D-transpeptidase yields the protein MNLRVKHWIYGIFCLLVAIIAIGPELRATSNAHPQKAVVELQVKEKPTQEKKIDNSESHMRTPIDWHKSSETVPYPDLNKVKDFWIKVDLKNNRTYLYDGSKVIYTMYSTGGIYKKDPKTGKLKSVTPTGTFYAQQERGDSFFNQSLKEGANYYVSWKNHGEYLFHSVPTKADGKYNEQEAAKLGKTQGSHGCIRLSVPDAQWMEKNLPVGTKIEIVG from the coding sequence TTGAACTTACGAGTAAAGCATTGGATTTATGGAATATTTTGCTTATTAGTAGCAATAATTGCAATTGGTCCAGAATTACGTGCTACTTCGAATGCCCATCCCCAAAAAGCAGTAGTTGAATTGCAAGTAAAAGAAAAACCAACACAAGAAAAGAAAATCGATAATAGTGAAAGTCATATGCGAACCCCAATTGATTGGCATAAGTCCTCGGAAACAGTTCCGTATCCAGATTTGAATAAAGTGAAGGACTTTTGGATTAAAGTTGATTTAAAAAATAATCGGACATATTTGTATGATGGTTCAAAAGTCATTTATACAATGTATAGCACAGGTGGAATTTATAAAAAGGATCCTAAAACTGGTAAACTGAAAAGTGTGACCCCGACAGGAACATTTTATGCTCAACAAGAGCGAGGAGATAGCTTCTTTAATCAATCGTTGAAAGAGGGAGCTAATTACTACGTTTCTTGGAAGAATCATGGAGAATACTTGTTCCATAGTGTTCCGACTAAAGCAGATGGAAAATATAATGAACAAGAAGCTGCTAAACTTGGAAAAACACAGGGTTCTCACGGGTGTATTCGGCTTTCAGTGCCAGACGCTCAATGGATGGAAAAGAATTTGCCAGTTGGTACTAAGATTGAGATTGTCGGCTAA
- a CDS encoding L,D-transpeptidase, protein MHSYIKYWIAGIGALLIIMIAGMTVHQKNHFNKNVTINNIAVGGLTAKQAFDKVKGTSGATKVYVDNKLVYQTKSMQANFSNNDEQKFNQALKKQFTFFPSYKATNLSIKPDNFDQDSFNIAKNKLTNEVHQLNTSRKAPVDAYAVYQNEKVSVVPAVKGNKYDLQNAVNQLNNQAGSTKINITLHKEQPIAANSKTVKNEEKQLNKLKGKKVTYLVQNEKYNLTTNQIITRATYQNGKYHFDTTALNKQVKKINEKHATLDKPFKFRTHSGAEITTTANGSYGWKISEKKAGNSLTKAIIDGRQEVDGEHDIEGKGYNTAGLGYNVTSNNGIGDTYAEVSLADQRAYFYKDGKCVLETDIVSGTNNEGNKTPKGVWYIMYQQSPSILRGQNDDGSSYASKVNYWSPFTLTGCGFHDASWRHNWSKTAYLSDGSHGCINMQPSVAGQAFHDLKQNEPVIIY, encoded by the coding sequence ATGCATTCATATATTAAATACTGGATAGCAGGAATAGGAGCATTATTAATTATAATGATTGCGGGGATGACTGTTCACCAGAAAAATCATTTCAATAAAAACGTAACCATCAATAACATTGCCGTGGGAGGGCTAACAGCCAAGCAAGCTTTTGATAAGGTAAAGGGGACCTCAGGAGCAACCAAGGTATATGTTGACAATAAGCTAGTTTACCAAACTAAATCCATGCAGGCTAATTTTAGCAATAATGATGAACAAAAATTTAATCAAGCACTGAAAAAGCAGTTTACATTTTTCCCATCATATAAAGCAACGAACTTATCAATAAAGCCAGATAACTTTGATCAAGATTCGTTTAATATTGCGAAAAACAAATTAACTAACGAGGTACATCAACTCAACACAAGTCGTAAAGCTCCCGTTGATGCTTACGCGGTCTACCAAAATGAGAAAGTTTCTGTAGTTCCTGCAGTTAAGGGTAATAAATATGATTTACAAAACGCTGTTAATCAACTAAATAATCAAGCTGGAAGTACTAAAATTAATATTACTTTACATAAGGAACAGCCGATTGCTGCAAATAGCAAAACCGTTAAGAATGAGGAAAAACAGTTAAATAAGTTAAAAGGGAAGAAAGTTACTTACCTCGTTCAAAATGAAAAGTATAACCTCACTACCAATCAAATTATTACCCGGGCAACCTATCAAAACGGCAAGTATCATTTCGACACTACGGCCTTAAATAAACAAGTAAAGAAAATCAATGAGAAACATGCAACTCTTGATAAGCCATTTAAATTTAGAACTCATTCTGGAGCAGAAATTACCACTACAGCTAATGGTTCCTATGGTTGGAAAATTAGCGAGAAAAAAGCTGGCAATTCATTAACTAAAGCAATTATCGATGGCCGCCAAGAAGTTGATGGCGAGCACGATATTGAAGGAAAAGGCTATAACACTGCTGGACTCGGCTACAATGTTACATCCAATAATGGTATTGGCGACACTTATGCTGAGGTTTCATTAGCTGACCAACGAGCTTATTTCTACAAAGATGGTAAATGTGTCCTTGAAACAGATATCGTTAGTGGGACTAATAACGAAGGCAACAAAACGCCAAAGGGAGTCTGGTATATCATGTACCAACAAAGTCCTTCCATTCTCCGTGGACAAAACGATGACGGATCAAGTTATGCAAGTAAAGTTAATTATTGGTCGCCGTTTACTTTAACGGGATGTGGCTTCCACGATGCAAGTTGGCGTCATAATTGGTCCAAGACTGCTTACCTAAGCGATGGTTCGCACGGCTGTATTAATATGCAACCAAGCGTGGCTGGCCAAGCCTTCCATGATTTAAAACAAAATGAACCCGTTATTATTTATTAA
- a CDS encoding NAD(P)H-hydrate epimerase: MTDKIVTSEEMRHYDSYTINTIGIPSLVLMERAALAVRDEILHAFPIALKDVVVVAGSGNNGGDGIAIARLLHLAGVHVTILNIGNPKHASAEHQTQEKIAQYYQIPETSDLAVLNKATLIVDAMFGIGIDRAVKGAYADAINAINNTDVVVVAVDMPSGINTDTGEVMGTAVRATTTVTFAYNKVGLTKNAGKDYAGNIVVANDMGTYAVD; this comes from the coding sequence ATGACTGATAAAATTGTTACTTCAGAAGAAATGCGACATTACGATTCTTACACCATTAATACAATTGGTATCCCTTCCCTTGTGTTAATGGAACGAGCTGCATTAGCCGTTCGTGATGAAATTTTGCATGCTTTTCCAATCGCGCTAAAAGATGTGGTAGTAGTTGCCGGTAGTGGAAATAATGGCGGGGATGGAATAGCCATTGCTCGGTTGCTGCATCTTGCTGGTGTCCATGTAACAATCCTCAATATAGGTAATCCTAAACATGCGTCTGCTGAACACCAAACACAAGAAAAAATCGCGCAATATTATCAAATTCCCGAAACCTCTGATCTCGCTGTCCTTAATAAGGCAACATTAATTGTCGATGCAATGTTTGGAATCGGAATTGATCGTGCAGTAAAAGGAGCTTATGCCGACGCGATTAATGCCATTAATAACACTGATGTAGTTGTCGTTGCAGTAGATATGCCATCAGGAATTAATACTGATACTGGAGAGGTAATGGGGACTGCCGTCAGAGCTACTACAACCGTAACTTTCGCCTATAATAAAGTTGGCTTAACCAAGAATGCCGGAAAAGATTACGCAGGAAATATTGTCGTCGCAAATGATATGGGAACCTATGCAGTAGACTGA
- the hisS gene encoding histidine--tRNA ligase, which produces MDYQKPKGTADILPGTTSIWEKVEQNAREVFNQFGYRGIRTPMFEDYHVFSRNVGDTSDIVEKEMYDFHDKGDRHIALRPEGTAGVVRAYVENKLYGPEYPKPYKVYYMGPMFRYERPQSGRQREFHQIGVEALNNESPQIDVEVISMAMALFKKFGVPNVKLVINTLGDKKVREDYREALINYLKPHYDELSKDSQERLYKNPLRVLDSKDEGDKKIVAEAPSILDYLDEESQAYFDEVQALLNKLGIDFEIDTNMVRGLDYYNHTIFEIMSDSPVFGGGYTTVCAGGRYNGLISQLGGPEEGGIGFGMGVERLMLLLQEENPAFAPQDQLDVFFASADQQGDEMAFEVLSKIRQQGIVADKDYSGVKVGKQIKEAFRRNAKYFAVFGAREVEEGTFQLKNAATKDATTIKISDFVANPAEYLK; this is translated from the coding sequence ATGGATTATCAAAAGCCAAAGGGAACTGCAGATATCTTACCAGGAACTACAAGTATTTGGGAAAAAGTAGAACAAAATGCGCGCGAAGTTTTTAACCAGTTTGGATATCGCGGAATTCGAACACCGATGTTTGAAGATTACCATGTTTTTTCACGGAATGTGGGCGATACTTCAGATATTGTTGAAAAAGAAATGTACGATTTTCATGATAAAGGTGATCGTCATATTGCATTGCGTCCTGAGGGAACAGCTGGAGTAGTACGGGCTTATGTAGAAAATAAGCTCTATGGTCCAGAATATCCTAAACCTTATAAAGTTTATTACATGGGGCCAATGTTTCGGTATGAACGTCCACAATCAGGGCGGCAACGTGAATTCCACCAAATTGGGGTTGAGGCATTAAACAATGAGTCACCACAGATTGATGTGGAAGTTATTTCAATGGCAATGGCGCTCTTTAAAAAGTTTGGAGTGCCAAATGTTAAATTGGTTATTAATACCCTTGGGGATAAAAAAGTTCGTGAAGATTACCGTGAAGCATTAATTAACTACTTGAAGCCTCACTATGATGAATTGAGTAAAGACTCTCAAGAACGTTTATATAAGAATCCATTGCGTGTACTTGATAGTAAGGATGAAGGCGATAAGAAGATTGTTGCAGAAGCTCCATCAATCCTTGATTATCTTGATGAAGAGTCACAAGCTTACTTTGACGAAGTGCAGGCCTTATTAAATAAATTAGGAATTGATTTTGAAATTGATACCAATATGGTGCGGGGTCTAGATTACTATAACCATACTATTTTTGAAATTATGTCAGACTCACCAGTATTTGGTGGTGGGTACACGACTGTTTGTGCAGGAGGCCGTTATAATGGGTTGATTAGCCAACTTGGTGGCCCTGAAGAAGGTGGAATTGGCTTCGGAATGGGTGTTGAACGATTAATGCTCTTACTCCAAGAAGAAAATCCTGCATTTGCTCCTCAAGACCAACTAGATGTCTTCTTTGCTAGTGCAGATCAGCAAGGGGATGAAATGGCATTTGAAGTCCTCAGTAAAATTCGTCAGCAAGGGATTGTGGCTGACAAAGATTACAGTGGGGTAAAAGTTGGTAAGCAGATCAAAGAAGCTTTCCGTCGTAATGCGAAGTACTTTGCAGTGTTTGGCGCTCGTGAAGTTGAAGAAGGAACTTTCCAATTAAAGAATGCTGCTACTAAGGATGCAACAACTATTAAAATTAGCGATTTTGTAGCAAATCCAGCAGAATATTTAAAATAA
- a CDS encoding MDR family MFS transporter: protein MEQQTVKLKWVALASLLNNTGAAFLWPLTTMYLHNYLGQTLTTAGFVMLIMSIAMMMGNYLGGWLFDHWKQYQTAILGVSLSTLAIFLLIFIHDWPWYAVLITINSFGDGINATIVNSYGTLVSDHSSRYVFNYIYMAFNIGVVIGTLLVGVLLPISVVVVFAVATIFYALLMLVVVLTFNVAVDAIKNNSEIQEHYHVSRQLHSRWIVLVWFILINYITVHLSYSLWESVMAVHMTNMGIPFYAYSMLWTLNGVLIIIGQPLVNKLSPYVRLSTQIIVGIFIFALSFLLLIFARTLTAFVIDFVILTIGEMTSFAGLPAWIAQLTNVDEAGHYQGLLNIMMSVGRAIGPLYGGFVIEKGSYQFLFISVFCLMTGTLIIICLYLWYLHRVQRRLNLDK, encoded by the coding sequence ATGGAACAGCAAACGGTAAAATTAAAATGGGTTGCCCTTGCAAGTCTGTTAAACAACACAGGGGCAGCTTTTTTATGGCCGCTTACAACTATGTATCTTCATAATTACCTTGGCCAAACTCTGACGACTGCTGGCTTTGTGATGTTAATAATGTCCATTGCCATGATGATGGGAAATTATTTGGGAGGGTGGTTATTTGACCATTGGAAACAATATCAAACAGCTATTTTAGGAGTTAGCCTCTCAACACTAGCAATATTCTTATTGATCTTTATTCATGATTGGCCATGGTATGCTGTCCTAATTACAATTAACAGCTTTGGGGATGGAATCAATGCCACGATTGTTAATTCTTATGGGACGTTGGTCAGTGATCATTCTTCCCGTTATGTCTTTAATTATATTTATATGGCCTTTAATATCGGAGTTGTGATTGGAACGTTGCTGGTGGGTGTTCTTTTACCGATTAGTGTAGTGGTAGTTTTTGCTGTAGCAACAATCTTTTATGCCTTGTTAATGCTAGTAGTTGTTTTAACATTTAATGTGGCTGTAGATGCAATTAAAAATAATTCAGAGATCCAAGAACACTATCATGTTTCCCGCCAATTGCATTCGCGATGGATCGTCTTGGTTTGGTTTATTCTCATAAACTATATTACGGTTCATTTAAGTTATTCCTTATGGGAAAGTGTAATGGCAGTCCATATGACAAACATGGGGATTCCATTCTATGCCTATAGTATGTTATGGACATTGAATGGGGTGCTAATTATTATCGGACAACCACTTGTTAATAAGTTAAGTCCCTATGTTCGTTTATCAACGCAAATTATTGTGGGAATCTTTATTTTTGCCCTATCTTTCCTCCTGTTAATTTTTGCTCGGACTTTGACAGCATTTGTTATTGATTTTGTAATCTTAACAATTGGTGAAATGACTAGTTTTGCTGGCCTACCTGCTTGGATTGCTCAACTGACTAATGTCGACGAAGCTGGGCATTACCAAGGATTGCTTAATATTATGATGTCGGTTGGACGTGCGATTGGTCCATTGTACGGTGGATTTGTCATTGAAAAAGGAAGTTATCAATTTTTATTTATTTCAGTCTTTTGTCTAATGACCGGTACTCTGATTATTATCTGTCTTTATTTATGGTATTTACACCGAGTTCAACGGCGGCTTAATTTAGATAAATGA
- a CDS encoding LVIS_2131 family protein yields the protein MSWNWLGWLSWICAIAFFCYVIHYIRVKQLMLIAKTKKVFKLNLVIRYVILLVVSLCWLGGMSYLTFFRPVDINNHQQTQTSITYRPLQMGNKSDDFYYVLATRSKSGKHPIVSYTYWAGNDKYTTNSRYGSVADGSRIVTLDASALPWDKKQLEKEDAKTGHAFAAVMDVKYKNTAINGLGLKANHSAVTYTLLRVPSSDMVSER from the coding sequence ATGAGTTGGAATTGGCTAGGATGGCTATCGTGGATATGTGCAATTGCCTTTTTTTGTTATGTAATCCACTATATCCGTGTTAAACAATTAATGCTGATTGCGAAGACAAAAAAAGTATTTAAATTAAATTTAGTGATTCGTTATGTGATCTTATTAGTTGTCTCGTTATGTTGGCTCGGGGGGATGTCATATCTCACATTTTTCCGTCCAGTTGACATTAATAATCATCAACAAACACAGACTTCAATCACTTATCGTCCACTTCAAATGGGAAATAAGTCAGATGATTTCTATTATGTTTTAGCGACGCGTAGTAAAAGCGGCAAGCACCCAATTGTGTCGTATACGTACTGGGCTGGAAATGATAAATATACAACAAATTCACGGTATGGATCGGTTGCTGATGGATCGCGGATAGTTACCTTAGATGCGAGTGCTTTGCCATGGGATAAAAAGCAATTGGAAAAAGAGGATGCCAAAACAGGCCATGCTTTTGCAGCGGTAATGGATGTAAAGTATAAAAATACTGCTATTAATGGTTTAGGGTTAAAAGCAAATCATAGTGCTGTAACCTATACGCTTTTACGTGTACCTTCCTCTGATATGGTATCTGAACGTTAA
- a CDS encoding LBP_cg2779 family protein: MDNLSELAQGLINFERENDLNDNEVAFGSHLSVERIHEIKSSNTPVTSEEVELLQRFMQSK, from the coding sequence ATGGACAATTTGAGTGAGCTTGCTCAAGGATTGATTAACTTTGAGCGCGAAAATGACTTAAATGATAATGAAGTTGCTTTCGGCAGTCATTTATCTGTTGAACGAATTCACGAAATTAAATCATCCAATACTCCAGTAACTTCAGAAGAAGTCGAATTGCTTCAACGGTTCATGCAAAGTAAGTAA
- a CDS encoding LacI family DNA-binding transcriptional regulator, producing the protein MVAKLKDVAQLAGVSVTTVSRVINNYGSLSQKTIDKVHAAMRELNYQPNALARAMQGKPSKFVGLIFPNLINPFFAELANELEHELFKKGYKTIIASSAQNPEIEHEYLNMLMANQVDGIISGSHNLGIEEYHQLTAPIVSFDRYLADNIPIVAADSYHGGELAAKYLVEHDVKHLAVIVDEDTSVSPTINRIQGALDFLNKQKRDFEPLAIQHLDLEATFPGNYDGVLASNDVQALTISNLYYQAGKQINKDFFITGYDGSQLIRKVAPYLPTVIQPIPLLAQELIETLMKRIETPHEKIETKLVPVEFYQPK; encoded by the coding sequence ATGGTTGCTAAGTTAAAAGATGTTGCTCAATTAGCGGGGGTCTCAGTAACTACTGTTTCAAGAGTAATAAATAATTATGGTTCTTTAAGTCAAAAGACGATTGATAAGGTCCATGCGGCGATGCGAGAGTTGAATTACCAACCAAATGCCTTGGCACGGGCGATGCAAGGGAAACCATCTAAGTTTGTTGGCTTAATTTTTCCTAATTTAATTAATCCATTTTTTGCAGAATTAGCAAATGAGCTTGAACATGAGTTATTTAAAAAGGGTTATAAAACAATTATTGCATCATCGGCACAAAATCCGGAAATAGAGCATGAATACTTAAATATGTTGATGGCAAATCAAGTAGATGGGATTATTTCGGGTTCTCATAATCTGGGGATAGAGGAATATCACCAACTTACTGCTCCCATTGTTTCTTTTGACAGATATCTTGCCGATAATATCCCAATTGTTGCAGCTGATAGTTACCACGGGGGTGAATTAGCAGCGAAGTATTTGGTAGAACATGATGTAAAACACTTGGCGGTAATTGTGGATGAAGATACATCTGTTTCACCTACCATCAATCGGATTCAAGGGGCACTTGATTTTTTGAATAAACAGAAACGAGATTTTGAACCTTTAGCTATTCAACATTTGGATCTTGAGGCTACGTTTCCTGGTAATTATGATGGGGTGCTGGCTTCTAATGATGTTCAAGCATTAACGATTAGCAATCTTTACTACCAAGCAGGAAAGCAAATAAATAAAGACTTTTTTATTACAGGTTATGATGGCTCGCAATTAATTCGAAAAGTAGCGCCTTATCTTCCAACAGTAATCCAACCAATTCCATTGTTGGCACAAGAATTAATTGAAACCTTAATGAAGCGAATAGAAACACCTCATGAAAAGATAGAAACTAAACTTGTTCCGGTTGAATTTTATCAACCAAAATAA
- a CDS encoding LysM peptidoglycan-binding domain-containing protein, whose translation MNRQSNNDPSTHFKMYKSGKKWVFAGLTAVTLLTASGAVAHADDASVSSAEPAAATTANTQNNTNSTADSSAATQSTSNSASTGNSATSNASQTVASQTAADSALAQSAEAKQAAPAAPKAASAVATSQENSITDLSALHFSNNASQQAFIQSVAPGAIQGWNEYKVLPSITVAQAIVESGWGHSALSTQAHNLFGIKGSYNGNSVVMRTREVYGGRSVYVNANFRSYANNSESVTDHGRFLNVNSRYRNLLGDTNYASVANKLRQDGYATDPSYASTLIRFVQTYNLNQLDAVALSGKVVTNKQTESAQTPETNVTVSNTGYYTVRGGDTLSRIAGQFNTTVNKLATLNDIHNVNRIYVGQRLLVRQPAEQQQQQTTPKRTETNTTTNSNTYTVKSGDTLSGIAGKFNTTYTQLAQLNHISNPNVIHVGQVLTLHQTTAQNTTNHQESQQNKQVTTSANGTYTVKSGDTLSQIAARFNTTTSALASTNHISNPNLIEVGQQLRINNSASAQKTTSRHSNTNNGNYVVQSGDSLSKIAAYHGLNWRSIAAKNNIQSPYTIFVGQHLSL comes from the coding sequence ATGAATCGTCAATCTAATAATGATCCATCAACCCATTTTAAAATGTACAAAAGCGGAAAAAAATGGGTCTTCGCTGGATTAACTGCTGTTACCTTATTAACTGCTAGCGGCGCTGTTGCTCATGCTGATGATGCTTCAGTTTCTTCTGCAGAGCCTGCCGCCGCTACTACTGCCAATACACAAAATAATACAAATAGTACCGCTGATTCTTCTGCTGCCACTCAAAGTACATCAAACAGCGCCTCAACAGGAAATAGTGCTACTTCTAATGCCAGTCAAACTGTTGCCAGCCAAACCGCAGCTGATTCAGCTTTAGCACAATCTGCTGAAGCTAAACAAGCTGCTCCTGCTGCTCCAAAGGCTGCTAGTGCCGTTGCTACATCACAAGAGAACTCAATAACAGATTTAAGCGCCCTCCATTTCAGTAATAACGCTTCACAACAAGCATTCATCCAAAGTGTTGCTCCTGGTGCAATCCAAGGATGGAATGAATACAAAGTTCTCCCTTCAATTACAGTTGCTCAGGCTATCGTTGAAAGTGGTTGGGGCCATTCGGCCTTATCAACCCAGGCCCATAACTTATTTGGAATTAAGGGTTCCTATAATGGAAATTCAGTTGTAATGCGTACACGGGAAGTTTATGGTGGCCGGAGCGTTTACGTTAACGCCAATTTCCGGTCCTACGCTAACAACTCCGAATCAGTTACTGATCATGGTCGCTTTCTCAACGTAAATAGTCGTTACCGTAACTTACTTGGCGATACTAACTATGCATCTGTTGCAAATAAGCTTCGGCAAGACGGCTATGCTACCGATCCAAGCTATGCTAGTACCTTAATTCGTTTTGTTCAGACATATAACTTAAATCAGTTAGATGCCGTTGCCCTTTCTGGGAAAGTTGTTACGAATAAGCAAACTGAAAGTGCTCAAACTCCCGAAACTAATGTAACTGTTTCAAACACTGGATACTACACGGTTAGAGGCGGAGACACCTTATCACGCATTGCCGGACAGTTTAATACAACTGTAAATAAACTCGCCACCTTAAATGATATCCACAATGTTAACCGTATTTATGTTGGTCAACGGCTCTTGGTTCGTCAACCTGCTGAACAACAACAGCAACAAACAACCCCTAAGCGAACTGAAACCAATACTACCACTAATAGTAATACATACACCGTTAAAAGTGGCGATACCCTTTCAGGAATTGCTGGTAAATTTAACACCACTTATACTCAATTAGCTCAGCTTAATCATATTAGTAACCCTAATGTGATTCATGTAGGGCAAGTATTAACGCTTCATCAAACTACAGCTCAAAATACTACTAACCATCAAGAAAGCCAGCAAAATAAACAAGTTACTACTAGTGCTAATGGCACCTACACCGTTAAAAGTGGCGATACCCTTTCACAAATTGCTGCTCGTTTTAATACCACAACATCTGCATTAGCTTCAACTAACCATATTAGTAACCCTAATTTAATTGAAGTTGGTCAACAATTACGGATTAACAATAGTGCTAGTGCTCAAAAAACCACTTCACGCCACTCCAATACTAACAATGGAAATTACGTAGTCCAAAGTGGTGATTCATTATCAAAGATTGCCGCTTATCATGGCTTAAACTGGCGATCAATTGCAGCTAAAAATAACATTCAAAGTCCATACACAATCTTTGTTGGACAACATTTATCACTTTAG